One genomic region from Halomicrobium zhouii encodes:
- a CDS encoding bacterio-opsin activator domain-containing protein codes for MVSELEADYRVVQGEAATRLLYVDADEETMATVARYVEGEYSDVELVGTTDAGAAVDTLRSAGWGCLVVGGDLPAADRSALVEAASCPIVSFTRAGRDADTDPVVAAATMVLEKGTDERILAMLVDKARQFAGAGPDGDDESLARTLTRLGDADEDIACFVVDDGDLAWASRPFETTFPVAAADVPDGDFDDRLAAVFGDVPDPGTSLVTVETDDAGSASAGSDDEGPVLRYYRYASHRIPDERRLDVFEDVTDRVERETRSGLYELLVEQARDGLYVFDADGVVVFTNEAFASMLGYDPEDLIGKHAAEIFAEGELHAAQRDIKNVVDSEDTGGAGDRTFLDCHGDPVPVSVNYTVLAGDETDFDGFVCVARDVTERRKRERELAERRDELARINRADALVQNVVRELGQVSSRDELEQAVCECFLEVDGVTLAWVGNREGASDRIVPGTVVGEPRQYLHDLLASASVDGATGGPAMRAVRTGDVKLAADLRDGDREDVWRSLALSHDLYSLATIPLIHGETVHGVLAVYGDRPEAFGDALTDRFHLLGDTIGFAMTAVQNRRLLEEDVTVELEFRADSDEARLVWLAQACDCRLEIVGSVDLGEDVLQYLAVDGASVEAVADAAVESDAVTGARVIRAEGSDAGVVELRTPWSLRSALSEVGARLEAAVITPASTRIVVEAPSDADVRAIHEAVRRSNPGATLVTKTEGDRSRLDGREGIGVTESLTDRQQEVLQAAYLAGYYAWPRDTTAEELAESLGIASPTLHQHLRRAERNILDALFGE; via the coding sequence ATGGTGAGTGAGCTCGAAGCGGACTACCGGGTGGTGCAGGGCGAGGCGGCGACGAGACTCCTCTACGTCGACGCCGACGAGGAGACGATGGCGACGGTCGCCAGGTACGTCGAAGGGGAGTACTCCGACGTCGAGCTCGTCGGGACGACGGACGCCGGGGCCGCGGTCGACACGCTCCGGTCCGCCGGGTGGGGCTGTCTCGTCGTCGGCGGTGACCTCCCGGCCGCCGACCGAAGCGCACTGGTCGAGGCGGCGTCGTGCCCCATCGTCTCCTTCACGAGGGCCGGTCGGGACGCGGACACCGACCCGGTCGTCGCGGCGGCGACGATGGTCCTGGAGAAGGGGACCGACGAGCGGATTCTGGCGATGCTCGTCGACAAGGCCCGACAGTTCGCCGGGGCGGGACCGGACGGGGACGACGAATCGCTCGCGCGGACGCTCACCCGGCTGGGGGACGCCGACGAGGACATCGCGTGTTTCGTCGTCGACGACGGCGACCTCGCCTGGGCCAGCCGCCCCTTCGAGACGACGTTTCCGGTCGCTGCGGCGGACGTTCCGGACGGGGACTTCGACGACCGGCTCGCCGCGGTGTTCGGGGATGTCCCGGACCCCGGTACGTCGCTGGTGACAGTCGAGACAGACGACGCGGGCTCGGCCAGTGCGGGCTCGGACGACGAGGGTCCAGTGCTGCGCTACTATCGATACGCCAGCCACCGGATCCCGGACGAGCGCCGGCTGGACGTGTTCGAGGACGTGACCGACAGGGTCGAGCGCGAGACTCGCTCGGGGCTGTACGAGCTCCTCGTCGAGCAGGCCCGCGACGGGCTCTACGTCTTCGACGCCGACGGCGTCGTCGTGTTCACCAACGAGGCCTTCGCCTCGATGCTCGGCTACGACCCCGAGGACCTGATCGGGAAACACGCCGCGGAGATATTCGCGGAGGGTGAACTGCACGCGGCCCAGCGGGACATCAAGAACGTGGTCGACTCCGAGGACACCGGCGGCGCGGGGGACCGGACGTTCCTCGACTGTCACGGCGACCCGGTTCCGGTGTCGGTCAACTACACCGTCCTGGCCGGCGACGAGACGGACTTCGACGGGTTCGTCTGCGTCGCGCGCGACGTCACCGAACGTCGAAAGCGCGAACGAGAACTCGCGGAGCGACGCGACGAACTGGCGCGCATCAACCGCGCCGACGCGCTCGTCCAGAACGTCGTCCGGGAACTGGGGCAGGTCTCCTCGCGCGACGAACTCGAACAGGCAGTGTGTGAGTGCTTCCTCGAGGTCGACGGCGTGACCCTGGCGTGGGTCGGCAATCGTGAGGGTGCCAGCGACCGCATCGTTCCGGGCACCGTCGTGGGCGAGCCCAGGCAGTACCTCCACGACTTGCTGGCGTCGGCGTCCGTGGATGGGGCGACGGGCGGTCCGGCGATGCGCGCTGTCCGGACGGGCGACGTCAAGCTGGCCGCGGACCTCCGGGACGGCGACCGGGAGGACGTCTGGCGTTCGCTGGCGCTGTCCCACGACCTCTACTCGCTGGCGACGATCCCGCTGATCCACGGCGAAACCGTCCACGGCGTCCTCGCCGTCTACGGCGACCGACCGGAGGCCTTCGGCGACGCGCTGACCGACCGGTTCCACCTGCTCGGTGATACCATCGGGTTCGCGATGACGGCCGTCCAGAACAGGCGATTGCTCGAGGAGGACGTCACCGTCGAACTGGAGTTCCGGGCCGACAGTGACGAGGCGCGCCTCGTCTGGCTGGCACAGGCCTGTGACTGTCGGCTGGAGATCGTCGGATCGGTCGACCTCGGCGAGGACGTGCTCCAGTATCTCGCCGTCGACGGGGCCTCGGTCGAGGCGGTCGCGGACGCCGCGGTCGAGAGCGACGCCGTCACCGGCGCCCGCGTCATCCGGGCCGAAGGGTCCGACGCGGGCGTGGTCGAACTCCGGACGCCCTGGTCGCTACGCTCGGCACTCTCGGAAGTCGGGGCCCGGCTGGAGGCCGCCGTGATAACCCCCGCATCCACTCGAATCGTCGTCGAAGCGCCCAGCGACGCCGACGTCAGGGCCATCCACGAGGCCGTCCGTCGGTCGAACCCGGGCGCGACGCTCGTCACCAAGACCGAGGGTGATCGCTCCAGGCTCGACGGCCGGGAGGGAATCGGCGTGACGGAGTCTCTCACCGACCGCCAGCAGGAGGTCCTCCAGGCGGCATACCTGGCGGGCTACTACGCCTGGCCTCGAGATACGACCGCGGAGGAACTGGCCGAGTCGCTCGGCATCGCCTCGCCGACGCTCCACCAGCACCTCCGGCGCGCCGAGCGCAACATCCTGGATGCACTCTTTGGCGAGTAA
- a CDS encoding DUF7344 domain-containing protein: protein MTEQSPSGPESEDWRGMTPCDRGLTAPMVDDVFGLLADWRRRTVCRYFVTTGSNSVHVDTLAAAVARRVSDDEIDASETREQAIRESLVHDHLPRMDEAGVLDFDVRSESVCYWGNPTLEKWAEHAEAVTDR from the coding sequence ATGACCGAACAGTCCCCGTCTGGCCCGGAAAGCGAGGACTGGCGCGGCATGACCCCGTGTGACCGTGGTCTCACCGCGCCGATGGTCGACGACGTATTCGGGTTGCTGGCCGACTGGCGACGCCGGACTGTCTGTCGATACTTCGTGACGACCGGGTCGAACTCCGTCCACGTCGATACGCTCGCCGCCGCAGTCGCGCGGCGCGTCAGCGACGACGAGATCGACGCCTCCGAAACGCGCGAACAAGCAATCCGAGAGTCCCTCGTCCACGACCACCTCCCCCGAATGGACGAGGCCGGCGTCCTGGACTTCGACGTCCGCAGCGAGTCGGTCTGCTACTGGGGGAACCCGACGCTGGAGAAGTGGGCCGAACACGCCGAGGCCGTCACCGACCGGTAG
- a CDS encoding prefoldin subunit beta translates to MQGNLPPEAQEKLEELQDLQETAQQVAAQKQQAETSLQESETALNELDDIDEDATMYREVGELLVKTDYAEAQEDLEEKVDSLEVRTETLQKQEDRVREQFEDLQSELQQMLGGGGGPGGAPGPGAGGA, encoded by the coding sequence ATGCAGGGTAATCTGCCGCCGGAAGCACAGGAGAAACTCGAGGAACTGCAGGACCTTCAGGAGACGGCACAGCAGGTCGCCGCCCAGAAGCAGCAGGCCGAGACGTCGCTGCAGGAGTCCGAGACCGCACTGAACGAACTCGACGACATCGACGAGGACGCCACCATGTACCGCGAGGTCGGCGAGCTGCTCGTCAAGACCGACTACGCCGAGGCCCAGGAAGACCTCGAGGAGAAGGTCGACAGCCTGGAAGTCCGCACCGAGACGCTCCAGAAGCAGGAGGACCGCGTCCGCGAGCAGTTCGAGGACCTCCAGAGCGAGCTCCAGCAGATGCTCGGCGGCGGTGGCGGCCCCGGCGGCGCACCGGGCCCGGGCGCCGGCGGCGCGTAA
- a CDS encoding DUF3194 domain-containing protein, whose amino-acid sequence MPTDGETTESSTDGGDAPADGPTDEDVVEVASGAAEGVVLSRYSKSELDDYDVTVTFDDGVLEVDVYVHAPDARADEDQVAEDAALAAQSAVDDLF is encoded by the coding sequence ATGCCGACCGACGGTGAGACGACGGAGAGTTCGACCGACGGCGGGGACGCCCCGGCCGACGGTCCCACCGACGAGGACGTTGTCGAGGTCGCGTCGGGCGCCGCCGAGGGGGTCGTCCTCTCGCGGTACTCGAAGAGCGAGCTCGACGACTACGACGTGACCGTCACGTTCGACGACGGCGTGCTGGAAGTGGACGTCTACGTCCACGCGCCCGACGCGCGCGCCGACGAAGACCAGGTCGCCGAGGACGCCGCGCTGGCGGCCCAGTCGGCCGTCGACGACCTCTTCTAG
- a CDS encoding DUF7563 family protein, which translates to MPHCQNCESFVTEQYVRVFTPEGHDGPRVCPYCEDKLRDGNDVREARSSRQ; encoded by the coding sequence ATGCCGCACTGTCAGAACTGTGAGTCGTTCGTCACCGAGCAGTACGTTCGGGTGTTCACGCCCGAAGGACACGACGGGCCGCGGGTCTGCCCGTATTGCGAGGACAAGCTCCGGGACGGCAACGACGTCCGCGAAGCGCGTTCGTCCCGTCAGTGA
- a CDS encoding ATP-dependent DNA helicase: MSDGAAQEGDAEGDPAAEGEATWREYFAFEEPYANQADAVEQAIRAGKSKGYLAMEGPCGTGKTMAALTAATSLVRDTDLYERVVVVTPVKQQLQQFVEDLRAMNAHMDEPMDGISLVGKPDLCPYGREGLFPDDASTHDRCEDLREDTARLVEADSNATESAAASAAIEAEVDDDQWWDPEIASDLAKAARPEAQAQQSFGDDSLATANATSPYRKSQPSAPEELAESDDPPLYCPFEADWYARNKGSPIDFDAGRQRVVTIDDYLPESVERGTCPHRVMNVMLEEADVVVGNYNHLFDPKTRPLLASILDDQTFVIVDEAHRLEERVRDLLSDRVGKQTLVRARNDCNHLIQRAQQTQDHKQQVEEVLSVREVPLDAVKDAREFYDDLIDWLDMRVREYLDGEAEGWRADPSTLPEREQEIPLRDPEEPGQDDLTAWAEEMGYEGSLWRTLSKVGAAVEDVLDELGETRQPVCAAVGAIMGNWWERDHASFLREIELEHAPADERHVDADYEQMYTPGLLLYNCMPARALRDIFDELGGGVLMSATLEPLDVFAHVSGLTFLEEGGKDRDSRPVYDRTYGLTFPEENRASWLVDCRPFTARNRGDPEDMRPLGEGWNPTRDEYAHALRALARSPGNVMISMPNYREARWAGAYLEDAVTKPVLVDESSSNEETDRRKQQFFRGGDKVLVTSTRGTLTEGVDYDGAKLSTCAVVGVPLVNIGSPRVRAVQRAYGDVFGEDDAFEYALTVPAVRRARQAIGRVIRGTDEVGVRAFVGRRYCPGARHSVYPFLPEEERAEFTRMTPEFLAEQIDRFWDER; this comes from the coding sequence ATGAGTGACGGCGCGGCCCAGGAGGGAGACGCCGAGGGGGACCCAGCGGCCGAGGGGGAGGCCACCTGGCGGGAGTACTTCGCGTTCGAGGAGCCGTACGCGAACCAGGCCGACGCCGTCGAGCAGGCGATCCGGGCGGGCAAGTCGAAGGGGTACCTGGCGATGGAGGGGCCCTGCGGGACGGGGAAGACGATGGCTGCGCTGACCGCGGCAACCTCCCTCGTTCGCGACACCGACCTGTACGAACGGGTCGTCGTCGTGACGCCGGTCAAGCAACAGCTCCAGCAGTTCGTCGAGGACCTGCGGGCGATGAACGCGCACATGGACGAGCCGATGGACGGCATCTCACTCGTGGGGAAACCGGATCTGTGTCCCTACGGCCGGGAGGGGCTGTTCCCCGACGACGCGAGCACGCACGACCGCTGTGAGGACCTGCGGGAGGACACCGCCCGACTCGTGGAGGCCGACAGCAACGCGACGGAGTCGGCGGCGGCCAGCGCGGCCATCGAGGCCGAAGTCGACGACGATCAGTGGTGGGACCCCGAGATCGCGAGCGACCTGGCGAAGGCCGCTCGGCCAGAGGCCCAGGCCCAGCAGAGCTTCGGCGACGACAGCCTGGCGACGGCGAACGCGACCTCGCCCTATCGCAAGTCCCAGCCGAGCGCGCCCGAAGAACTGGCCGAGAGCGACGACCCGCCGCTGTACTGCCCGTTCGAGGCCGACTGGTACGCCCGCAACAAGGGCTCGCCGATCGACTTCGACGCCGGCCGCCAGCGCGTCGTCACCATCGACGACTACCTCCCGGAGTCCGTCGAGCGCGGGACCTGTCCGCATCGCGTGATGAACGTCATGCTCGAGGAGGCCGACGTCGTCGTCGGGAACTACAACCACCTCTTCGACCCGAAGACGCGCCCGCTGCTCGCGTCCATCCTCGACGACCAGACGTTCGTGATCGTCGACGAGGCCCACCGGCTGGAGGAGCGGGTCCGCGACCTGCTCTCGGACAGGGTCGGCAAGCAGACGCTCGTGCGGGCGCGCAACGACTGTAACCACCTGATCCAGCGCGCACAGCAGACCCAGGACCACAAACAGCAGGTCGAGGAGGTCCTCTCGGTCCGGGAGGTCCCCCTCGACGCCGTCAAGGACGCCCGCGAATTCTACGACGACCTGATCGACTGGCTCGACATGCGCGTCCGGGAGTACCTCGACGGCGAGGCCGAGGGCTGGCGCGCGGACCCATCGACGCTGCCCGAGCGGGAACAGGAGATCCCGCTTCGCGACCCGGAAGAGCCCGGACAGGACGACCTCACTGCGTGGGCCGAGGAGATGGGCTACGAGGGGAGCCTGTGGCGGACGCTCTCGAAGGTCGGCGCGGCGGTCGAGGACGTCCTCGACGAACTCGGCGAGACGCGCCAGCCAGTCTGTGCCGCCGTCGGCGCCATCATGGGCAACTGGTGGGAGCGCGACCACGCGAGTTTCCTCCGGGAGATCGAACTCGAACACGCGCCCGCCGACGAGCGCCACGTCGACGCCGACTACGAACAGATGTACACGCCGGGCCTGTTGCTGTACAACTGCATGCCCGCCCGCGCGCTCCGGGACATCTTCGACGAGTTAGGCGGGGGCGTGCTGATGAGCGCGACACTGGAGCCGCTGGACGTGTTCGCCCACGTCTCCGGATTGACGTTTCTCGAAGAGGGCGGCAAGGACCGGGACTCGCGGCCCGTCTACGATCGCACCTACGGGCTGACGTTCCCGGAGGAGAACCGAGCCTCGTGGCTCGTCGACTGCCGCCCTTTCACCGCGCGAAACCGCGGCGACCCCGAGGACATGCGCCCGCTCGGTGAGGGGTGGAACCCGACGCGCGACGAGTACGCCCACGCGCTGCGGGCGCTCGCCCGCTCGCCGGGCAACGTGATGATCTCGATGCCGAACTACCGCGAGGCCCGGTGGGCCGGCGCGTACCTGGAAGACGCCGTCACCAAGCCCGTCCTCGTCGACGAGTCCTCCAGCAACGAGGAGACCGACCGCCGCAAGCAGCAGTTCTTCCGCGGCGGCGACAAGGTGCTCGTCACGAGTACCAGGGGCACCCTCACCGAGGGCGTCGACTACGACGGCGCGAAGCTCTCGACCTGCGCCGTCGTCGGCGTCCCGCTCGTCAACATCGGCTCCCCCCGCGTCCGCGCCGTTCAGCGTGCCTACGGCGACGTCTTCGGCGAGGACGACGCCTTCGAGTACGCCCTGACCGTGCCCGCGGTCCGACGCGCCCGCCAGGCCATCGGCCGCGTCATCAGAGGCACCGACGAAGTGGGCGTCCGCGCGTTCGTCGGCCGCCGGTACTGCCCCGGCGCGCGCCACTCGGTGTACCCCTTCCTCCCCGAGGAAGAACGCGCGGAGTTCACCCGGATGACCCCCGAATTCCTCGCCGAACAGATCGACCGATTCTGGGACGAACGCTGA
- a CDS encoding ribbon-helix-helix domain-containing protein yields MTATGSTPDREEITVRFSEGVLDRMDESCRAQGIATRSEFVSEALDDLVEQEG; encoded by the coding sequence ATGACAGCCACCGGATCGACGCCGGACCGCGAGGAGATAACCGTCCGGTTCTCGGAGGGAGTGCTCGACCGGATGGACGAGTCGTGCCGGGCACAGGGCATCGCGACCCGGAGCGAGTTCGTCAGCGAAGCGCTCGACGACCTCGTCGAGCAGGAAGGATAG
- the mct gene encoding succinyl-CoA:mesaconate CoA-transferase, with protein MGALSDLRVLDLTQVLAGPYCTMLLADMGADVVKIERPGGDLIRPNPPYAESSDEPYGGYFQSVNRGKRSLELDLGDVEDREAFLSLVEEADVVVENYRAGTMERFDLSYETLRERNPELVYASIRGFGDPRTGETDRQGQPSFDLIAQALGGVMEITGQEDGPPTKVGPGIGDLFTAALSAVGILAAIHHRDRTGEGQYVDTAMYDAMVSMTERAVYQYSYTGDAPSRQGNSHPTLFPYDAFECADGYVVIAAFSDGHWRGLCEAMDRADLAADYPDAASRMAERESLRSAIADWTRDLATADVVDALEGQVPAAPVQDTADIFEDSHVEDRDMLVDVEQPGAGRDVTIAGSPIKMSETETAPGGRAPLLDEHRAEILGDDASEAEGRRTAESDD; from the coding sequence ATGGGAGCCCTATCGGACCTCCGGGTGCTCGACCTGACCCAGGTGCTGGCCGGCCCGTACTGCACGATGTTGCTCGCGGACATGGGCGCGGACGTGGTGAAGATAGAGCGCCCCGGCGGCGACCTCATCCGGCCGAACCCGCCCTACGCCGAAAGCAGCGACGAGCCCTACGGCGGCTACTTCCAGAGCGTCAACCGCGGCAAGCGCTCGCTGGAACTCGACCTCGGCGACGTGGAGGACCGCGAGGCCTTTCTCTCGCTCGTCGAGGAGGCCGACGTCGTCGTCGAGAACTACCGCGCGGGGACGATGGAGCGCTTCGATCTCTCCTACGAGACCCTGCGCGAGCGGAATCCGGAGCTCGTCTACGCCTCCATCCGTGGCTTCGGCGACCCGCGGACCGGCGAGACCGACCGGCAGGGCCAGCCATCCTTCGACCTCATCGCCCAGGCCCTCGGCGGCGTCATGGAGATCACCGGCCAGGAAGACGGCCCGCCGACGAAGGTCGGCCCCGGCATCGGCGACCTGTTCACGGCCGCGCTCTCGGCCGTCGGCATCCTGGCCGCGATCCACCACCGCGACCGCACCGGCGAGGGCCAGTACGTCGACACCGCGATGTACGACGCCATGGTCTCGATGACGGAGCGCGCCGTCTACCAGTACTCCTACACCGGCGACGCGCCCTCGCGCCAGGGCAACTCGCACCCGACGCTGTTCCCCTACGACGCCTTCGAGTGTGCGGACGGGTACGTCGTCATCGCCGCGTTCTCCGACGGCCACTGGCGCGGCCTCTGCGAGGCGATGGACCGGGCGGACCTGGCCGCGGACTATCCGGACGCCGCGTCCCGGATGGCCGAGCGGGAGTCACTCAGGTCGGCCATCGCCGACTGGACCCGGGACCTGGCGACGGCCGACGTCGTGGACGCGCTGGAGGGGCAGGTCCCCGCCGCACCGGTGCAGGATACCGCCGACATCTTCGAGGATTCCCACGTCGAGGACCGGGACATGCTCGTCGACGTCGAACAGCCCGGCGCCGGCCGGGACGTGACCATCGCCGGCTCGCCGATCAAGATGAGCGAGACCGAGACCGCGCCCGGCGGCCGCGCCCCGCTGCTCGACGAGCATCGAGCGGAGATCCTCGGCGACGACGCGTCAGAGGCCGAGGGGCGACGGACCGCAGAGAGCGACGACTGA
- the glmS gene encoding methylaspartate mutase subunit S: MPETVILGVIGSDAHVVGITILEQALSAAGFEVENLGVQSSQEEFVEAAKAEDAGAVLVSSLYGHARQDCEGFHERLEEAGLDVLTYVGGNLSVGQDDFESTRERFREMGFDRVFDAETDPEEAIASLRRDLQLTTTEPEAVRVDS, translated from the coding sequence ATGCCCGAAACGGTCATCCTCGGCGTGATAGGATCCGACGCGCACGTCGTCGGGATCACGATCCTCGAACAGGCGCTGTCGGCCGCCGGATTCGAGGTCGAGAATCTCGGCGTCCAGAGCTCGCAGGAGGAGTTCGTCGAAGCGGCGAAAGCCGAGGACGCGGGGGCTGTACTCGTCTCTTCGCTGTACGGGCACGCGCGCCAGGACTGCGAGGGCTTCCACGAGCGACTCGAGGAGGCTGGACTCGACGTCCTCACCTACGTCGGCGGCAACCTTTCGGTCGGCCAGGACGACTTCGAGTCGACGCGCGAGCGCTTCCGCGAGATGGGGTTCGACCGGGTCTTCGACGCGGAGACGGACCCGGAGGAGGCCATCGCCTCGCTCCGGCGGGACCTCCAGCTGACGACGACCGAGCCCGAGGCGGTCAGGGTCGATAGCTGA
- a CDS encoding methylaspartate mutase subunit E, with protein MLTDTRLASDELQRIANELRDNWHTGREVDFEEAIAFHESLPHSKEFATVLESADAPLLQPRAGVPCLEEQIELLRYLQDEGGADLLPTTIDSYTRDNEYEKAEEGLAASRNSPDNELNGFPAVNHGVEDCRRLVRALDAPIEVRHGTPDARLLAMVTLAGGFQSFEGGPISYNIPYTKEHSLAETIEHWQFVDRLCGAYTERGVTINREPFGPLTGTLVPPSIAIAVMLVEGLLAATQGVRSLTLGYGQVGNLVQDVAALRALRSLGEEYLPDDVTVTTVFHEWMGGFPPDEARASGVIGLGGATAAVARPDKVITKSPQEFQGVPTKEANASGLRTTRQLIDMLIEQDIDLGGIDDEQDLIERTTHALMDAVFDAGEGDVVQGVLNAFDSGALDVPFAPSDAAKGAVLPARDDDGRVRIFEFGDLALPDDIKQIHASRLGERARTEGRDESFRMVADDVDAISDGKLIGRPTGDSDLAGGVGDAD; from the coding sequence ATGCTCACCGACACGCGGCTCGCCTCCGACGAGCTACAGCGCATCGCCAACGAGTTGCGCGACAACTGGCACACGGGTCGCGAGGTCGACTTCGAGGAGGCCATCGCCTTCCACGAGTCCCTCCCGCACTCGAAGGAGTTCGCCACCGTGCTGGAGTCGGCCGACGCGCCGCTCCTCCAGCCCAGGGCCGGCGTCCCCTGTCTGGAAGAACAGATCGAACTCCTGCGATACCTCCAGGACGAGGGCGGCGCTGATCTCCTCCCCACCACCATCGACTCGTACACGCGCGACAACGAGTACGAGAAAGCCGAGGAGGGGCTGGCCGCCTCGCGCAACAGCCCGGACAACGAACTCAACGGCTTTCCCGCGGTCAACCACGGCGTCGAGGACTGCCGGCGACTCGTCCGGGCGCTCGACGCCCCCATCGAGGTGCGCCACGGGACTCCCGACGCGCGCCTGCTGGCGATGGTGACGCTCGCCGGCGGGTTCCAGAGTTTCGAGGGCGGGCCGATCTCGTACAACATCCCCTACACCAAGGAGCACAGCCTGGCCGAGACCATCGAACACTGGCAGTTCGTGGACCGGCTCTGCGGCGCCTACACGGAACGCGGCGTCACCATAAATCGCGAGCCGTTCGGCCCGCTGACCGGGACGCTCGTCCCGCCCTCGATCGCCATCGCCGTGATGCTCGTCGAGGGACTGCTCGCGGCCACCCAGGGCGTTCGCTCGCTCACGCTGGGGTACGGCCAGGTCGGCAACCTCGTTCAGGACGTCGCCGCGCTGCGGGCGCTTCGCTCGCTCGGCGAAGAGTACCTCCCGGACGATGTGACAGTCACCACCGTCTTCCACGAGTGGATGGGCGGGTTCCCGCCGGACGAGGCCCGCGCCAGCGGCGTCATCGGCCTCGGCGGCGCGACGGCGGCAGTCGCCAGACCGGACAAAGTCATCACCAAGTCCCCCCAGGAGTTCCAGGGCGTCCCGACGAAGGAGGCCAACGCCTCGGGCCTCCGCACCACCAGACAGCTGATCGACATGCTCATCGAACAGGACATCGACCTCGGCGGCATCGACGACGAACAGGACCTCATCGAACGCACGACGCACGCGCTGATGGACGCCGTCTTCGACGCGGGCGAGGGCGACGTCGTCCAGGGCGTGCTCAACGCCTTCGACTCGGGGGCGCTCGACGTGCCGTTCGCGCCGAGCGACGCCGCGAAGGGGGCGGTCCTCCCCGCCAGAGACGACGACGGGCGCGTCCGCATCTTCGAGTTCGGCGACCTCGCGCTCCCGGACGACATCAAGCAGATCCACGCCTCGCGACTCGGCGAGCGCGCCCGCACGGAGGGCCGCGACGAGTCGTTCAGGATGGTCGCCGACGACGTCGACGCCATCAGCGACGGGAAGCTCATCGGCCGTCCGACCGGTGATTCCGACCTCGCCGGAGGTGTCGGCGATGCGGATTGA
- a CDS encoding methylaspartate ammonia-lyase, with the protein MRIEDVRAIPGVSGFFFDDQRAIKQGATQDGFDYEGDPVTPGFERVREAGECLIVELELTDGTVARGDCAAVQYSGAGGRDPLFRAAEYVPVVEGPVADALVGRDATAFGGNATVVESLDPAKTDGDRLHTAVRYGVSQALLNAAARASHRTPTDVLAEAYGTVPADEPVPVFGQSGDERYANAEKMILKGVPVLPHGLFNSVEKVGDDGETLVEYLDWLAERATERGEAYDPRFHVDVYGVLGEVFGPPYDREEVVSYFEELRAAASPYPLQVEGPMDAEGRAEQIHAMAELREGLASAGVDVDLVADEWCNTLDDVQAFVDTGAADVVQVKAPDLGGIQRSAEAVRYCEGTDTRAYLGGTCNETVTSARACAHVALATNAAQVLAKPGMGFDEGFMVVTNEMRRTIARREADAATEVTADD; encoded by the coding sequence ATGCGGATTGAGGACGTCCGCGCGATCCCCGGCGTCTCCGGGTTCTTCTTCGACGACCAGCGGGCCATCAAACAGGGGGCGACCCAGGACGGCTTCGACTACGAGGGCGACCCCGTGACGCCCGGCTTCGAGCGCGTCCGCGAGGCGGGCGAGTGCCTCATCGTCGAACTGGAACTCACTGATGGAACGGTCGCCAGGGGGGACTGCGCCGCGGTGCAGTACTCCGGCGCCGGCGGGCGCGACCCGCTGTTCCGCGCCGCGGAGTACGTACCCGTCGTCGAGGGCCCGGTCGCCGACGCACTCGTCGGCCGGGACGCGACGGCGTTCGGGGGGAACGCGACCGTCGTCGAATCGCTGGATCCAGCGAAAACCGACGGCGACCGCCTGCACACTGCGGTCCGCTACGGCGTCTCGCAGGCGCTGCTGAACGCCGCCGCGCGGGCCTCCCACCGGACGCCGACGGACGTGCTCGCCGAGGCGTACGGCACCGTCCCGGCCGACGAACCGGTCCCGGTGTTCGGGCAGTCCGGCGACGAGCGGTACGCCAACGCCGAGAAGATGATCCTCAAGGGAGTCCCGGTGCTTCCCCACGGCCTGTTCAACTCGGTCGAGAAGGTGGGCGATGACGGCGAAACGCTGGTCGAGTACCTCGACTGGCTCGCCGAGCGGGCCACCGAGCGCGGCGAAGCGTACGACCCGCGCTTCCACGTCGACGTCTACGGCGTCCTCGGCGAGGTGTTCGGCCCGCCGTACGACCGCGAGGAAGTGGTCTCCTACTTCGAGGAGTTACGCGCGGCAGCGTCTCCCTATCCACTCCAGGTCGAGGGGCCGATGGACGCAGAGGGGCGCGCCGAACAGATCCACGCGATGGCGGAGCTCCGGGAGGGGCTGGCCAGCGCTGGCGTGGACGTCGACCTGGTTGCCGACGAGTGGTGCAACACGCTCGACGACGTCCAGGCGTTCGTCGACACCGGCGCCGCCGACGTCGTCCAGGTGAAGGCGCCCGACCTCGGTGGCATCCAGCGCTCGGCGGAGGCCGTCCGCTACTGCGAGGGGACCGACACCCGGGCCTACCTCGGCGGCACCTGCAACGAGACGGTCACCTCCGCACGGGCCTGCGCCCACGTCGCGCTGGCGACGAACGCCGCCCAGGTCCTGGCCAAGCCCGGGATGGGCTTCGACGAGGGGTTCATGGTCGTCACCAACGAGATGCGACGGACCATCGCCCGTCGAGAAGCCGACGCAGCCACGGAGGTGACCGCCGATGACTGA